A genomic window from Passer domesticus isolate bPasDom1 chromosome Z, bPasDom1.hap1, whole genome shotgun sequence includes:
- the LOC135289806 gene encoding uncharacterized protein LOC135289806: MSKAAASDFIKQMTAAEAESQGAAAHSPCPPPPSCSPSPLETHTFSRKWSGAAAGAVLEVPETKNVLVEERECLKLYDIQHFFQVEHNENQSWSARKEKPSLPLTYQAWSEYWGFNNEVPHLSNPPLRTRKMDPMWTLFYKPPWMAEMMGMRMTTPYRAADRESQESAIHTPCWSHPSSSASSQMGAHAFSRQQVGPAAGPLLSATVAKAEALAKREKCWEDNRDHELSQEEDSTDKNWSTEEESPSVSLPHEAKEEHWDSQLHTPTSTKLDLPRWVYNRPSYDLDLLSGLDEDMDWEEEIFFSLEGHDMWDMRERIPSKESPFWKEVLVVCNRKSFEHILCMSAPTAVPTQQASLFRRALGALCKLFQCPCITRQPEL, from the coding sequence ATGTCCAAGGCAGCAGCTTCTGACTTCATCAAGCAGAtgacagcagcagaggcagagagccagggagctgctgcacacagcccctgccccccaccccccagCTGCTCGCCAAGCCCTCTGGAAACCCACACCTTCAGCAGGAAATGgtcaggggcagcagcaggggcagtCCTGGAAGTACCAGAGACCAAGAATGTCTTGGTAGAGGAGAGGGAATGCTTGAAACTCTATGACATCCAACACTTCTTTCAAGTGGAACACAATGAAAACCAAAGTTGGAGTGCTAGAAAAGAGAAGCCTTCCCTGCCCCTCACATATCAGGCATGGTCAGAGTACTGGGGTTTTAACAATGAAGTACCCCACCTCAGCAATCCACCTCTAAGGACTAGAAAAATGGACCCAATGTGGACCCTGTTTTATAAGCCCCCCTGGATGGCTGAAATGATGGGTATGAGAATGACAACACCATACAGAGCAGCAGACAGAGAGAGCCAGGAATCTGCAATTCACACGCCCTGCTGGTCAcaccccagctcctctgcaTCAAGCCAGATGGGAGCCCATgccttcagcaggcagcaagtAGGACCAGCAGCAGGACCACTCCTGTCGGCAACAGTGGCCAAGGCAGAGGCCTTGGCTAAGAGGGAGAAATGCTGGGAAGATAACAGAGACCATGAGCTGTCCCAAGAAGAGGACAGCACAGACAAAAACTGGAGTACCGAGGAAGAAAGTCCTTCCGTATCCCTTCCACATGAGGCAAAGGAAGAGCACTGGGACAGTCAACTACACACACCCACAAGCACCAAACTGGATCTGCCAAGGTGGGTCTATAACAGGCCTTCTTATGACCTGGATCTGCTGTCTGGCTTGGATGAAGACATGGACTGggaggaagaaatttttttcagcCTTGAAGGCCATGACATGTGGGATATGAGGGAAAGAATCCCTTCCAAAGAGAGCCCATTCTGGAAGGAAGTGTTGGTGGTATGCAATAGGAAGTCATTTGAGCATATCCTATGCATGTCTGCACCTACAGCTGTCCCCACACAACAGGCCTCCCTCTTCAGGAGGGCACTTGGTGCTTTGTGCAAGTTGTTCCAGTGCCCTTGCATCACAAGACAGCCAGAATTATAG